In Candidatus Eisenbacteria bacterium, a single genomic region encodes these proteins:
- the mscL gene encoding large conductance mechanosensitive channel protein MscL, producing MLEDFKKFLLQTNALALAVGVVIGAAVGKVVSSIVSDLLMPVIGLAMPGGTWREMSFVLSRKPDGSPANAITYGAFLGNVLDFIIVAMAVFVITKALLKPPPASAPNTKECPECKEIIPVAARKCRACASPQPA from the coding sequence ATGCTCGAAGACTTCAAGAAATTCCTGCTCCAGACCAACGCTCTGGCGCTGGCGGTCGGCGTGGTCATCGGCGCGGCAGTCGGCAAGGTGGTGTCGTCGATCGTCAGCGACCTGCTCATGCCGGTCATCGGCCTGGCGATGCCGGGGGGCACATGGCGCGAGATGAGCTTCGTGCTGAGCCGCAAGCCCGACGGCTCGCCGGCCAACGCCATCACCTACGGCGCTTTCCTCGGCAACGTGCTCGACTTCATCATCGTCGCCATGGCGGTGTTCGTCATCACCAAGGCGCTGCTGAAGCCTCCGCCCGCAAGTGCGCCGAACACCAAGGAATGTCCCGAGTGCAAGGAGATCATTCCGGTCGCCGCGCGTAAGTGTCGCGCGTGCGCGAGTCCGCAGCCCGCTTGA